From the Primulina tabacum isolate GXHZ01 chromosome 3, ASM2559414v2, whole genome shotgun sequence genome, one window contains:
- the LOC142538842 gene encoding putative plastid-lipid-associated protein 11, chloroplastic, producing MASLSPPATYTLKTPKPSCYKSTSTVIRSSLTDHSDTPVLAAKRHLLRLIADQDRGLKTQSNPKKLAEIIGAMDSLAAIGRGTVTTDETLSSTWRMLWTTEKEQLFIIKNARVFGTAAGDVLQVIDTAGKSLNNVITFPPDGVFFVRSDIQIASPQRVNFQFTSAVLRGKGWEFPLPPFGQGWFESYYMDDEIRVVKDIRQDYLVVERAPYSWKE from the exons ATGGCCAGCCTTTCACCTCCCGCCACATACACTCTGAAAACACCAAAGCCATCATGCTACAAGAGCACTTCCACCGTCATCCGCTCGTCCTTGACGGACCACTCGGACACTCCGGTGCTCGCAGCCAAGCGCCATCTGCTTCGCCTCATTGCCGACCAGGACCGCGGCCTCAAAACCCAATCCAACCCCAAAAAACTAGCTGAAATAATCGGAGCCATGGATTCCCTGGCCGCCATAGGCCGTGGCACCGTGACCACAGACGAGACCCTCTCCTCCACATGGCGTATGCTGTGGACCACCGAGAAGGAGCAGCTCTTCATCATAAAGAATGCGAGGGTCTTCGGCACTGCCGCCGGCGACGTCTTGCAGGTGATTGATACGGCGGGGAAAAGCTTGAACAATGTCATCACTTTCCCACCAGACGGAGTGTTTTTCGTAAGGTCCGATATTCAGATTGCATCTCCTCAGAGAGTAAACTTTCA GTTTACAAGCGCCGTACTTCGGGGCAAAGGTTGGGAATTTCCCCTGCCACCTTTTGGTCAAGGCTG GTTCGAATCTTATTACATGGACGATGAAATTCGGGTGGTGAAAGATATCAGGCAAGACTATCTTGTGGTTGAGCGTGCTCCTTATTCTTGGAAAGAATGA
- the LOC142539438 gene encoding acyl carrier protein 1, mitochondrial translates to MASALKSTILRHVRVPIGGTLNFNYSRLTAIRSMSSHDDDHLDKQQVVDRVLDIVKSFPKVDPSKVTPDVHFQKDLGLDSLDTVEIVMAIEEEFKLEIPDKEADKIDSCSLAIEYVYSHPMAS, encoded by the exons ATGGCGTCGGCGCTCAAATCCACCATACTCCGCCACGTTAGGGTCCCCATTGGCGGAACCCTAAACTTTAATTACTCCAGACTGACGGCCATTCGATCGATGTCGTCACACGACGATGATCACCTCGACAAGCAACAAGTGGTCGATCGAGTGCTCGACATCGTGAAGAGCTTCCCCAAAGTTGACCCCTCCAAG GTGACTCCTGATGTTCATTTTCAGAAAGATCTGGGATTGGATAGCTTAGACACTGTCGAGATCGTAATGGCCATTGAGGAAGAGTTCAAGCTTGAAATTCCTGACAAGGAAGCTGATAAAATCGACTCCTGCTCTCTTGCAATCGAATATGTTTACAGCCATCCGATGGCTAGCTAA
- the LOC142539439 gene encoding Golgi SNAP receptor complex member 1-2-like codes for MDALQESGWEELRKEARKTEGDLDVKLSSYAKLGARYTQGGYMDASSPTVGSSRSWKSMEMEIQSLLEKLLDINDSMSRCAASAAQTTSVTQKLARHRDILHEFTQEFKRIKGNIISMKEHAELLSSVRDDISEYKASGSGSPRMQLLRERAAIHGSISHIDDVISQAQATRTVLGSQRTLFSDVQGKVKLLSDKYPVIRGLIGSIRRKKSRDTLILSAVIAACTLFLIIYWLSK; via the exons ATGGATGCTCTGCAGGAGTCAGGCTGGGAGGAGCTGAGGAAAGAAGCCAGGAAAACTGAAGGCGATCTCGATGTGAAGCTCTCCTCTTATGCTAAGCTCGGTGCTCGCTACACACAAGGAG GTTACATGGATGCTAGTTCACCGACTGTTGGGTCCAGCAGGTCATGGAAGTCTATGGAAATGGAGATTCAATCATTACTTGAGAAGCTTCTGGATATAAATGATTCGATGAGTAGATGTGCTGCATCTGCTGCTCAGACTACTTCAGTCACTCAAAAACTTGCAAGACATAGGGACATACTACATGAGTTTACCCAG GAATTTAAGCGTATTAAGGGAAATATTATCTCAATGAAGGAACATGCAGAGCTTCTCAGTTCTGTGAGAGATGACATTAGTGAATACAAG GCATCTGGGAGTGGATCTCCAAGAATGCAGTTACTAAGGGAAAGAGCAGCCATACATGGTAGCATATCTCAT ATTGATGATGTTATAAGTCAAGCTCAAGCTACTAGGACTGTCTTGGGTTCTCAAAGGACCTTGTTTAGTGACGTTCAAGGAAAAGTGAAACTACTCAGTGACAAGTATCCAGTGATTCGTGGTTTAATCG GTTCTATAAGAAGAAAGAAGTCAAGAGACACACTCATCTTATCTGCGGTTATCGCTGCTTGTACGCTCTTTCTCATCATTTATTGGCTTTCAAAGTGA